The genomic interval ATTATTTCTTGATGATGGAAGTTTTTCACTCCAATCCTGTCAAATATACATTAGCCATGGCAACCATAGTAAATATGAATTAGAACTTATcaatacaaaatcaaaatgataaaaatacaacAATTCATTGATAGGAGTAGAGAATATTGACGATGCTATTAATTTTACAGATAATATTAAAacgaaaaaaggagaaataaaactaaatTTCAAATGACATTGCTTCATGAGCATCATGCACGAATAATAACCTTCAAAGTAATTATATTCGAGTCAACccctgaaaattattttcacaaattgaTAATCCCATGATAAATGCTTTTTCACTCAAAATTCATTTCCTGATAATGGCTTAGACCAAAGACTCGCAATACATGGAACTCAAAGTTaatggaaatgaagaaaaaaaatggtttgacTTATGGAGTTGAACGCAAAAATGTGTGCAATGTGTCACTGAATTGACTTGCAATTAGCATGATAGGCAACATGACGgtattttgttttacatattGCAATCTAAATTGTAGGTTTTTGTTACATTACTGGATTATTAACAGGTTGAGATGATACGAATACCGCGTAAACATGCAAGTACAAGTGCAGCACTGATGTTTATATGGACGAAGTGCGTATAAACATATTAACATACACTTTACAAAAGAACACAGTAAAaaaagcctgtcactctaacaagttgtttaaactttttaaacaacttgttaaaaagtttaaacagtttaaaaagtttaaaaagctaaaaaaaacccagttgtttaaaaagtttaaacaatatttgttagattgacgggcttaaacaacgtgcttaaattttaaacagcgtttttacagtgtataactcataaatttacaatttcaaagaccctacatgtataataagtAGATCTATTTCATCCAAATAAGAGTTCTTTTTCAATAAActtattaaaacattttttaaaactatctttctgctatcatttttcTTTGTGTTTCCCATGTTGACCCATTTCCCATCtgcttcttattttgttttactcaTTGCATTTATGGTTACTCCGAATTTAGTGGTCACAATTACCGTtgaatatcatcatcaataaattaatcattatcatcgtcatcatcacaacGATCATAGTAAATTATCcgtattattatttctttattattagtgttattattattattattatatttattattactattatcaatattatcattattattatcaatactactattatcattattttattattgttattaataataatatcatcatcattattatcatttcattaattatttgtttttggcGTTGCGCAAAAAAATGTTATACGCTTAACAAAAGAAACAGAATAAAAGCCTTCCCTGCAAActatatcatgaatattcaatttcaCGTGTGACTTACTGACTTTGAATCACAATATTGAACTACACGacagacaagacaagacaaaagacagaaatgatgaaaattgatttaaaaatatcatacatATGATATATCTGAAATTCCCTGTGAGtacaaaataaataagagaTTATTTCATGAGGGACAATACGTTTAAAATATGTTTAGGTTGGATGCATGGAAAATAgctaaatgattaaaaataaattacataaaagatgttttttttttcaatattttacaatgaaaacaTTTTAGGTATTTTTCTCAGAAtagtaaatgaaatatttatatatttatattgatattGTTTACTTGGGAAAGAAAATCCTCTCCAGTATTCAGTTACAATCTGTTGTCTGTATTATGAGTCTGGACATAATGATAAACATGTCCTGCCGACTGAATTGAAGACTTGCATAAATAATGCAAAACAATGGCCTTTTCATGCATGCTCATTTTATATATCGAAGTCAAAATcatttgccaaaaaaaaaatcaaattctaaaATAGCATTCATGCTTTGGTGCAGTAAATTATCTCATAATCATAAATAATTACTTCAATGCTTGACATGCAATGTTAGTATTGGCAACAACAGAGGGGCATGTTCATATTTGACAGACCAAGCAACCAGTAGAGTACGATTTGAACTACTACTTGCGTTAAAGTGACAGCAAGCACTTACAGATATGAACACCACTTTGCGCTGTTAGTCAAGAGATGTAGTGACACGAATATTAGTAACACAACACAAcgatgaagaaaaaagaattaagtaaaacatgaatattaatttctaGTAGCACTTGACAAATGCTTGAGATGTAAGCAGGCGCAGATCCAGGGAAGGGAGATTGTGGTAATATGGAACGTGATTCCCTATTACGCAAACtgatattatgtttgtttattatgattgtttggtgttttttttttttttttttttttttttggggggggcctCTGagaatttttttccttccttataaGGAAGTTCAGACGAGTTCAACTCACTCTCATGTTAATTATATGTATTTATGAACCCTGGATCCGCCCTGTATATAAGGTTAGCATCGAACTTGAGTGTTAGTTGTTTTGAATACAAGTTATGACGGAGCCGTGAGCTTATACAATGACACATAGTTATGGGATATTGTTGGGGAGGGGTAGGGAAAGGAGGGGTGGGGGAAGGAGGGGTTGggaggagagaaggggggggggaagaagggAGGGGGAATGGTTGGGTTGCACTGGTTTTGAATGGGTGTTAGTATTATATAATGTAGAAATAATGTTATAAAAGTATATGGAATACGACTCTTCAGCATCATTTGAATAACATTGCTATTCGGTTTCCGCTTAATCCttttaatccatttttggtTTACTGTGCGGTATCCCATTTTAGAGGGGGAAGGTGGGGGTATTGAGGGATTAAAGAATCTTTTAATTGGAGGAGCAAAAaggttttgaataaaattagcTCTAGTCTATCCGATTGGATAAATAGCATAGTTATTCGTGATACTTATAGGTCAACAACAAAGCagtttgttatttaaaaaagaagCTCGAATGCACAAAAATATCtcacaaatattttcatcataacATGGAAAGTTCAAGTTGCAATATAAATCTAGGGGTACGATCAATGGAAGTTGCTAATTTCTATATCACGATGCGAGGTTTTAACAAGTGAAAAGTCCATCAAAGAAGAAGCAAAAATTAGAGAAAATTACTCTCAAGAGAAAAATGTCATAGACTGAATTTGACAGACGTTTTCCAAGATGCTAAGTAATGTGACCTAGAACTATAAAAGATAAGCCTTCTGTGAAATTATAGGAATAAATTTCGATGTACCTGACATGAGCACATATAATAGGGGATATTTAGAAAGATTTATTAGCCAGAATTGCTAATCGGGTCTGATATAATTGGTGTGATCTTGTAATAACATATCATTAGATTCTGTttcaaaaaaagaagataaaatagGAAAATTTACATAGAACCTGAGTTTTTGTCCAAGGAGTGtctaaaataatttaatttgcaTTCAACAAGTTCGAGCGGGAAAAAACATGCAACTAACCTTTTCTTTGGCTTTGCGCGCCTCCATCTGTCGCTTCCGCTTGTAGAACGACGGCGGCCGATGCCACATGTGCTCGACGATGACGGCGATGAACGAGAGAACAGCACCGATGATGAGGACGTAGAAGGCTCCTGCTATCTTGGAGAGGCCGATGGCCGAGGCCTTAGTGTTGGGGTTGTTGTTGACAATTTCCTCAGGGCAGATTGATTCCCTTTCGAACCACTTCTTGCGGATTCCTTCGAGGATCCCTTCTTCCTGGAGCTTGAGGATACTGTCAAAGAAAGCGAATGGGTTAGGTTGGAGTGAAAGGTATGCCGTGTAAAGTGATACAATATTATGACCAATTGTGGTCTTTTCATACATGATTTGCTACAGACTTACGATGAAATACTGACCTGATGTTCAGGAAAATTAAGTTATTTATTTAAGGCCTTGAAAAGATAACTCCTGTCTTATTCTATTTCAAGTTGTTGTTCTTGCGTTTCAAGTTACAAAAGCTGTACATCTGAAATTCAAATTCACCAAAGTAGCTAAGAAATCTGGAGTAGGTAAATTAACTGGTGAGACGTATTCAACTTGATCTCCATCAGAGAGACTTACGCAACGGAAAGGTTATCCCTGTAGGCCGCCCCCTGCGGCGTGGCAATGCCATATCCCTTGAGGTTGAACGGTTTCCCAACAGTCATGAGGTCACACTCTGTCTGCTTTATGTAGTCTAAGATCGGTGCGTCCCAAAAGAAGGCATAGTCCTCGTTCTGGACTCGTTGGTAACCTGCCTTGTCCGAAGGCACCCAAGGACTCACAGAACTCGATGACATGAAGTCCCACATCCGCTCGTAGGTGACTTGGTTTTTCCTCTTTTCAAAGAACCTGTGAAGGCTACTGTTCTCGATGGTACCGTAGACAATCTTGTTCTGATTAGCTAAATCCTCCAAGGAGTTGATAGGGTTCTCCATCCGGGTGACGGTCAAGAAGGCCGCAAGGTTCGCCGTGTAGGTGGCGATGATGATAAGGGCGAAAAACCACCAGAATGCACTCAACATCCGACCCGATACTGACACTGGTGTATTGTCACCTCCTAATCACGATCAAgggaaaaatgataaaaatgatagaattatAACCGTCCTATTTCATCGGTTACACaatttattaagaaaaaatcaAGAAAGACCGCACTTCCCCATTTCCAGGTCAAGTAGAGTCTTCAAAAAGTGGCACCAGTAGCCCTTCCAAGAAATTCTCCagccaaaaattattttttaaagtttaaaaacAACTAATACAACTTTTACCTTTTTATGTTAGAATTATTTTCAGAACAAATCGAGCAAAAAAATTTCCTATATTTACAGCAATGTCACAATGTGACCTGTTTGGTTTCCTGCTCCATCAGTTCCATCAAGGAGCTTGGTCCCACTTGTTCAGTCTCATATCATTCCCACAAAAACTCTACTTACATAATTAAGgggtttctaaaaaaaaaaatgacaaacttGACAACCTCAACAATTTTCGTCAGTCTATCCACATTCTTcctaaaaatttcataaaaaataagtaaTCTGAATTTCAAATGTGGTTACCACAATTTAGAAATATGCTTTAAAAAGCTTTCTATCTTTGGGAAAGAGAATTATGTCAGATATGTTGCTAAATAATACGATTGTCAATCGTTTTTAAAGATGAAATCATCAACTTACTGGAATGAAAGCACCAACAGAATTTATTGTGATGTTAATTACGTTAAAAGCTGTGAATTTGAACACGttgatattgtttcatttcGTTTTGAAGATCagtaatcaatattttgtgagacGGAATTCCCGTTCCCAAAGATAAAATTCCTTCGTACATCCTActattctttgtatttttttgaaattgtaagaaataaataaagttgaGAATTTGATCATATTTGCCTTCGACAGGATGATTGGTTCTCACATTCCAGTAGGCTGATGAACATGATATGGATGGAGAAAGAGACAAGAAAGGACAATTACCAGTCTGTTTGAATTATCGTAGAATTTGGTTTTAAATATCAGCTAATAACGATTAATTAATGTTCGATATTTAAACTTTAATGTTTGAATTTTGCATACATATTTGATTCAATGAGgtgtgaacatacatgtacttggtaAGATAAACTAATTACCAACCGACGGATAATTTGGTGTGGATTGATGATTAGTAAATGCATGTACGTAACATggttaaaataaattgaattcccACCAAAGCTACCTTTGTACGCCCAGACGTGCGCTTAATTCACTTTAGCTACCAGTAATGAACGAATTACATTATAATTCCCGACTACACGAAGAGGTAGGAATTatgagcatcatcatcatcattatcatcgtcgtcatcatcattttcatcaccatcactaccaccaccaccaccaccaccatcatcatcatcatcatcatcaccatcatcatcatcatcatcattatcatcatcatcatcatcatcatcaccttgcTGAAGACATGAAGCGAAGGCAAACCAGAGACTGTTGAGAAGGTTGAAGTCATCTGCTTCATCGCACTCGGGACCACCCTTCCCATAAGCACTGTATGGGCTAAGACGATCTAAGATGAAAATGAGGAATCCGACCACGAACAGAGACGCCAGGACACAACCCCAAACCTACAGgaagaccaaggtcaaaggtcaaaacttCAAGACGTCTTCCGGCAAAGTTTGGACATAATGCCACAGCCATACCGGCGAAACCAATcattacttcatggacaattttggacaaatgacctttcatttctttcattaagataggcagatttcaaagcaagatattacgtatgcatgccttacatagcgcgatgaagaaattgaatagaccaggtgactaaaATAGCACATCAacgaacactctatgaaggtatttgttgcatttctactttgaatgcatattagaggatgttgtacaatgtacttggtaaagtgtgaaatataccagtcattcgtggacgcattgtttttttttgtggatgtgaatgaaaaacacaattcaaaagaatatatgaataatcaagacatcgaagTTGGTGcgtatctcattaaattttaaaccaccatgtcactttagtacaaatgaccttcctctgatcatgcgcagaatcttctgatcatgcgcagagtggaactacgaactggcttattatgTGATGTCCATTGACACACAATCAGTCGGCCAGGGGggcgtaacacaaagattagtagcgatcaatcgctaaatgaactgaccaatcaagatcattgttaCACGCGTATTTGGCTAaaaatactgaccagtaaaCAAGAAgcgttctttcatatttgctttTCATcgcaaagctttgtgttacggggccatGAAGTCTGTTTCTTTGTTGTGACTGCATTATTAAGAAGTTTTGGCACCACGACACACAAGGAaatcaagaacacagtaaatggattgaaaatgcccgtcaaatgacaatgaacagctgggaggtctttgtcgaaaattggtgaaccagaAGAGCAGTTTTGTTCTAAGTTTCGGAGTTGACTAAATATTCCATATATGTCATATTTTGACCAGATTCGAGGGCgtaactgctgttttgattgaccaattttcgacaaagacttcttggttgctattattttctatattattgAAAGTGTTCTCCGTCGCCGTGCGGAAACTCGCTACAAATTGATGGACACCTACTTCCTTCCATTCGATGTCAGGATTCAATGTCACCTACTGCCTATAAATGCACTTCAGAAGGACAATAGACACGAGAGACGGTCGGTTGcgtattattttgtattgacaAAAAGGCCATATGCAGAAAACAACAAATATCCTGGTAATTGTTCAAAGAAATGTTTTTaatatgcaattaaaaaaaatatagtttaCAGTAATTTCATATCATGTTGATTTATCAAGTTCGTCAATATTTCAAGATAAATTGTATAGTTGTTTCTCCTCATTTTAAAGCCTTATTGGTTGTATTTTGACGGAATGATAGCGGTGACAAATTGATGCCATATGATTCCAATCTGATAATGCTCTGCGTTTCCaaatcccactgctgccaccataaGTTTGATTTGTTGTAAGTTAACGGAAATTCAAACATACGAGAGACACTCACATATCTGTGCAGTGCACGAAATCGATTTATTAGAGTGTAATCATCTTTCGCCCTCTTTGTTTCTTAAATATACCTCACACATATATAAAGACATAATACATATCTCACATAttgtaataaaatgcaaaaatcaATCTTACTAACCTTTATATCAAGTGGTTCCAGAAAAGCAAAGACATTTGATTTCTTCTGAGGTTTTCTTAGTAATATTCCGACGCCGTAATTCATGTAAGGCTTTGTAAAATCAACGACGTTTTCTCGATCAGAGTTAATTACCATCCCAGCAACCGCCATGTCTGCTTTCTGAATGAGGGCAAAAAGGAGGAAAATGCATATAAAATTTAATTATACTTTTTATCGGAATAAAAAAGGGCGACTTCTTTGCATTTCGGAATAGaatctgccatttttatctcAGTCTTAACTCAGATGTGAATCTAAATTTAAAATCTTTGAACTGTGGATATTGTATTAAATGCAGATTGTTTTGTGACAGACTATATAACGAACATGTTTCCGTATTTGAAAGAATGCGGCAATcgaattcatttattcaaccaaaattcaataaaatgaataataactaATAAAAAGCTATATTACATTAACATTTTTCATGGCTTTATGCGTAGTAAGAAAAATAAACGAGAAACTTCTCAAGAATTTAAGTGCACAGGTATTAAAaagaccccctcccccaataaaaaaccccaaaacaaacaaacgaacAAACCATCGATTAGGTTCTTACCCCGTAGTATACGTCCCCTACCAATCCGTTCCATCGCCCATCTTCGTTTCGTCCGCcatatttgttatcagatacgAGGTATAGATTGTATTTGAAGTTCTGCTTCTCAGCAATCTTTTCTAACATATCGATGCAGAAGCCTGTGTACTTGGGCCCGTTGACAGTTTCCTCTAGCGTTACAAATGGCGCTtcctaaaaaaattataatattttactCCACTTCACACGTCAAGACAGTCGTATCAGTTGAATTTTCATCGAagatttttcaaatatatttttctttgcaATATTTGTTTTCCATTTACGAACGGTTCAGCGAATAATTGTCTGTTATATCTATTTCTCATGATGCACCTTGGAGTGTGAATGTATCATACTGTTTAAACGCCTTGTATTTCTCACAAGCGTGCAGTTTAGTAATAAGTTtttattcggggggggggggtgcagccAAAAAAGGAGAAGCGGTATGGTACTTGGATCATTTCCACAAATCTGATAAAAGGAATCAACGGAATAAGCTGTGTTTGGCAGAACTGAAATACCGCGCAATCATAATCATACACGGTTGAagaaatgatatttaaaaattcattaaaaattccCCACCGTGATCATGTTAATGATGATCGCGATGACTGATTTTCCCTTGACCTTACCTCAATAGTTACGATGttaaatgttttgttgtggAACTCATCATATCTTCTGATGAATGGGAACTGATCCAGAGTGAGTTTCGACTCGTAGTCCCACGATCCAatctaattcataaaataaaaacactttGACTCTCTGGGAATTATTGAAATCCAACACGTTCAAACAAggtaataatgatattcaaTGCTGACTATATCTAAGCCCATGCCAATTTTTAAATTACTATAtctattgattaattgattaatgaattaaataacTAATATATCTTTTCTCTATTTTCACTTTGTATATTTCTAttcatttgttaattaattaatttctttgttttttattccatGATTCGTTTGTTCATTAATCTTATATAATTCCCATTTCAGGAGCAATaagttcaaatgaaaaaaaatctactgtgaacttgtttaaaatttataaaagaaaTGGAAGGGTTAGAAAATTAATAACGATCTATTTGTATGAATTCAATGATCTACGAATTATGAATTACAAATTTAATTTGAACTTTGAATTGCATTAGCTCACTATGTTTGTAATTCATATGTCATATCCAATTGTTGAAATACTTCACATTTATTATcactaaaaaaatgttatgcatATGAATGATCGACTGGGGTTGCCACGCAGTCAAGCTTAGCTTATAGTGAcaacccctgcaaccttctAAAAATCTATATGtattaatagaaaatgcaattttgttcaatgttttgcttgtcagttatacgtatattattattgaattttctttgttaatgtgtctatgaaaaagtgttgccgaaaccaataaatgaaatgaaatgaaattttaaaatgcatcTAATCTTGTGTATGGGGATAAATATTTCCCGTATTATTTTAAACAGGAGTATATCCccatcattgttatcatacTTAGTTCATCACTAATGTGTTAAAGGTCTGGTACAGTACTAATGTGAAGACTATCTAGCTATCTATGCAAAGTGGGTCCAAAATACACAATTATGCACAATAAACATGAAATGCATGAATCAAATCGCAACATCTGTTCtcaaaggagaagtccacctgGATATTCGTCAATCCGTCATATCTAAACTTCTATGTCAGACTTTTCCTTTAAGTAGGCAAACTCTTCAGCTCACCTGCCACGCTTTGGTATCGTTGTTTCTTCCTTCCACGCTGATGATATCAATAGCGACCTCTTCGTTGTAACCTGTTCGATTGAACTGAATCATTCCCATCATGCCTTCCGTTTCAaccttcaaaattgaaaaaaaatctcactcAGTGGCAATTAAAAAATCTGGAGACATACATAGGACTTTATAGTATATCAAATTTCCCGGGACTCCTAAATTTCGAACTTCATCATTACAGCTGTCACGCATCATTGCCACGTAATTCGTTACCATTCTTATTTCTTTGATAGATAACATCAATTTATTGGATGGCAAACCGTTCCCCCAGACTAGGAATGGCCGACAGGTTCAAGATGCACTGTCTGTATACAGGTCGATGATTTACCTGTATCGTTCAGTATGTATGTGAACATTAGCAAGCCTCTGAGATCAACTCAGTGGGTTAATTGTCGCATATTCGACGCACATGACGCAAGGGATGTCACAATATTTAAGTGGCTATCAGCGCGATCCCAATACTCTCGTTTTCAAAATGGTAGAAATGTGTACTAGTATTGTGCGTGTTTTGGATGCGGTGTCACTAGTTTACATGTGAGGGGTTGATGGACTGCTACGATGTATTCactatttatcatgtttttgttGATATACGTAGAATTCACATTCAGTGTTCAATGAGTAACgctaaatatgaaaaaagtaagtTACAAATGTGAATGTAATTTTAACAAATCGCAAATGATTAGTTCAGTTTAGAATATATACAAGCAGGTTGAAAGTGGAGTGACCTTATAAAACATTAAATcatgtaaatatgaataaataaagggaGAGTCTTAGTTTTATAACAATAAACTGCATTAGCGTCATCCTTCTATCCAAATTTAGTTACTTCCCCTTTGAAtcaatttcgatttttttttttttaattgcggaCAACCCATACACAGTGTATGCCCTTTCCATTTACCTTATTCAATGCCTTTTTGAGACGGTTAGAGCCTCTTGTATTTCGATGTGGGTTTTCATTGCAACGATAGATTTCGGGTTCAACAAACCGTCCCCTGCTAACCACATCTGAGATGGAAACAGCCAGCGCCCTCACAGCATCGTATAGGTAGGCTTTGTGATACTGTTAAAATAAGACATTtgagaatgagaaaaaaaaataagttgctTTTGAATAATcagcaacttaaaaaaaaaaggatgactAGTATTCTAAAGTGAAGATAATattaggccatggtctaactctaaacTAAACTTATGGgagctgaaaatgttaaaactttttttacaatattgtGCGTGATGTGTTGTTTCCGAGTactttaatggtgaagaaaaaTTAGTTTAGTTTTCATTCTCAGAcacttattaatgaattaagtaACAGAATGTACTGATAtatggggcccgttgcataaaactttttacctgagaaaactctggtaaaaactgaaaactagaAATGTGTCACTTTTGGTTGAACCAAAACCTTGGACCAGAATTCAGATGAAACCCAAGTTCAGAGTTTGGACCGTTGAATAGAGACACACTATTATAACACTTATCGATGTGTTTTGTGTTGATATTAGTGATACAATAAGGTAAAAAAGGATCCCAAATTGAGAATATTTGTAATACGTATATAGATTGTTATTCATGTTTTCACAACCATGTTTATTCAACAAAATAAACTTGTACTCAGCTACAAACAATTCCATTAAACGTCTTTGTCAACCATTTAACTATAATCAAGTTTGATGACTGCAACCTCAAAGCCTCTCTTACAGTTATGGTACACCCCATCCCCAGTGCAATATTTGGATTGTGCATgtattgaaattgttttggaaaGTGTGGATGATCTcaaattaaatgttatttttgtttgaaatgtttgattttgccagcgccattatgaggctgcgatgaatgcaaggaatgctccccagggagtggaaattgtgcacttttcgtgcgggattgaaatgaatccagtgaccggggtaataatatgctgtaacgcgttttgagccattctgggaaaagcgctctaTAAGAattggttattattattattattaatattattgatttCAATACACATGTCAATGTTATCGTATTAAAATTGTTTAACGATGACGATTACCTCGATGGGCTGTAGATAATCTGGCATAATTTCTGTTGCGTTTTCTTCAAGCTGCGCTTCAAGTTCCGGGTCAAGGGTCAACCAAGCTTGGTAGAAATCTTCCCGTGTCGGATCAATTTTTACTCTCTGTTTTAGCAGGGTCAAGATACCCCTGGAACCGTTGAAGAACTTGAACTCGTCAAGGGGTTCCTGAAAAGAGCAAATGTCAAAGATTATTCCTAAAAAGTATTAATTCATGGCCGGGTCAAGTGTCAACTGAGCTTTGTCGAAATCTACCTGGGTCGGATTAATATTCACACTCTGCTCAAAGGGTGTCAGGATACCTCTTGAAGCGTTGGGAAAAGTGAACTCATTGAGAGGTTCCTGCAGAATTTAGTGGGTATCTGGAAACGGCAAAGGTAATAGATGATCTGATGTATCGAAGTATCATTTCATGCGCGGGTTAAGGGTCATGGCATGGTCTGGATGGAACCAGGCCAAAAAGAAAATTCCTTGATGGGATTCATCTTTGCACTATGCTTCCAAAAtcactataggcctacataagtTATCATTGCAATA from Lytechinus pictus isolate F3 Inbred chromosome 2, Lp3.0, whole genome shotgun sequence carries:
- the LOC129282830 gene encoding glutamate receptor ionotropic, kainate 2-like, producing the protein MAGYWEVCDILFPENITAVLSSTSCETSLAVQSLVETFQIPHVEVPREKCAVERQNGFSVSIRPDYSHISRATLDLMLRLGWKQVSIFYDSDTAYKNVEDLLLLSAALTQTYPPHFRLFRLKKNVATGKLDFVHPLHTVKDSKTFNMVAYCSTMNNIKLIREAATFGMTTGEYHWIVASHEWSNAFGQPLAERFIRYNEEPLDEFKFFNGSRGILTLLKQRVKIDPTREDFYQAWLTLDPELEAQLEENATEIMPDYLQPIEYHKAYLYDAVRALAVSISDVVSRGRFVEPEIYRCNENPHRNTRGSNRLKKALNKVETEGMMGMIQFNRTGYNEEVAIDIISVEGRNNDTKAWQIGSWDYESKLTLDQFPFIRRYDEFHNKTFNIVTIEEAPFVTLEETVNGPKYTGFCIDMLEKIAEKQNFKYNLYLVSDNKYGGRNEDGRWNGLVGDVYYGKADMAVAGMVINSDRENVVDFTKPYMNYGVGILLRKPQKKSNVFAFLEPLDIKVWGCVLASLFVVGFLIFILDRLSPYSAYGKGGPECDEADDFNLLNSLWFAFASCLQQGGDNTPVSVSGRMLSAFWWFFALIIIATYTANLAAFLTVTRMENPINSLEDLANQNKIVYGTIENSSLHRFFEKRKNQVTYERMWDFMSSSSVSPWVPSDKAGYQRVQNEDYAFFWDAPILDYIKQTECDLMTVGKPFNLKGYGIATPQGAAYRDNLSVAILKLQEEGILEGIRKKWFERESICPEEIVNNNPNTKASAIGLSKIAGAFYVLIIGAVLSFIAVIVEHMWHRPPSFYKRKRQMEARKAKEKDWSEKLPSSRNNGSAMQENNSKHMVVQESESMVLQPLRPTPWSTTESSC